TCGCCTTTATTTGTTAGTAAAAGTGAAGAAATGAAATTTTCACCGCTAGGAAACGAACTTTGCTGAACAATCAAAAAAGACTTGCAATTAAAGGTGAACCTTGGTATCCTAGGGGAGTTGATTAAATATGACTCTGCCTAAGACTCAGGTGGCGCAAGCCTCAATACCCTGCCGAGGAAGAAATGAAATGTTCCTTCTCTATGTCTGCCAGTCATAGGGAATTTTTTATAAATTCCAATCAAACTAACATGTAGGAGGTGTAATTTCATGAGTGAAGCAGCTATCGCTAAGAAGGCGGAAGAAGTCAAGTCCGTTAACGCCCAACTGTTGGCCGCTGAATCCGCCATCGTGGTTGATTACCGTGGTTTAACTGTTGAAGAAGTCACTGACTTGCGTAAGCAACTCCGTGACGCCAACATCAAGATGAGCGTTATCAAGAACAAGATCTTGGAACGGGCCGTTGAAGGGACTGACTACGAAGACCTGAAGGCTACCTTTGTTGGCCCAACGGCCGTTGCCTTTTCTGATGAAGACCCGATTGCGCCAGCAAAGATCTTGAAGAAGTTTGCTGATGATCACGATGCCCTTGAAATCAAGGGTGGGATCATCGAAAAGAAGGTCCAAACGCTCGACGCCATCAACGAATACGCTACGATGCCTGGTCGCGAAGACTTGCTGTCCATGCTTGCTTCCGCATTGCAAGATCCAATGCGCAAGATCGCACGGGCTGTCAAGGCCGTTGCCGACAAGGGCGACGAAGAAGCCGCCTAAGCGTCATCGTTACGTTATCGTATCGACCATTAACACAATTCATTACCTAAATATTGGAGGAAAATAACATGGCTTTTGATAAGGATGCTATCATCGCTTCCCTCAAGGAAGCTTCTATCTCTGACCTTAACGACCTTGTTAAGGCAATCGAAGAAGAATTCGACGTTTCTGCTGCTGCTCCGGTAGCCGTTGCCGGCGCTGCTGGTGGCGAAGCTGCTGCTAAGGACAGCTTCACTGTAGAACTTACTTCTGCAGGTTCTGCTAAGGTTAAGGTTATCAAGGTGGTTAAGGACATCACTGGTCTTGGCTTGAAGGATGCTAAGGCTCTTGTTGATGGTGCACCTTCTAACGTTAAGGAAGACGTTAAGGAAGACGAAGCCAACGACATCAAGGCTAAGCTTGAAGAAGTTGGTGCTTCCGTTACCCTTAAGTAATCAAGCATCATTTAAAACACTCACTAGCTTTGGTGAGTGTTTTTTTTGTTGCCTAAGAAAAGAGGCTTGGTTTTCCTGATCGGTAATCAAAACCGTCAGTTAATTAGAAATAGTGATGACTACGATGTTAAATGGGTTAGCGGGTAGTAAAGGGGTGTTGTTGAATAGCTAGCTCGTTTTTGTCTAAAAGTGATATTTGATTATCGAATGATCATTAATACAAAAATGAACAAATCGTCCGCTAAACAATAACCGTTTTTATGGTGTCGCTAAGAGAACCTTCAAGGCGTCCCCTTAGCCTTCGTGGTAATTAATTTCGTTATATTATGAAAAAACAGTCGTTGAAATGATTAGTGATCTGGTGTATTCTTTAGTGGAAGAAGCAATTATTATTAACAGGTGATAAGAACTTATCACCGCCTATCATTTGGGGAGGAACTGAAAATGACAATTGTTAGTCTTGCACGTTTCCAGTTCGCGATGACGACGATTTTCCACTATTTCTTCGTTCCGTTTTCAATCGGAACGGTCTTCGTTGTTGCCGTGATGGAAACGCGCTATGTTCAGACCAAGGATCCAGCCTACCGGAAGATGACCAAGTTTTGGGGGAACATTTTCCTCTTGAGCTTTGCCGTTGGGGTGGTTACTGGTTTGATTCAAGAATTCCAGTTCGGGATGAACTGGTCGGATTACTCACGGTTTATGGGGGACATCTTCGGGGCGCCGTTAGCCTTTGAAGCCTTGATGGCCTTCTTCGTGGAATCCACCTTCATTGGACTGTGGATGTTTACTTGGGACCGGGTAAAGAAGGGCTTGCACCTCTTCTTCATCTGGATGGTCTTCATTGGGACGACCGTTTCGGCCCTGTGGATCTTAACTGCCAACTCCTTTATGCAACACCCAGTTGGTTACACGATCAAAAACGGCCGGGCCGAAATGGTTAACTTTGGGGCGCTGCTCGCTAACAAGCAATTATTATTCGAATACGGTCACGTTGTATTAGCAGCCCTTTTAACCGGTGCGACGGTCATTACCGGGTTGGCAGCCTTCCAACTGCTTAAAAAGAAGCGGACGGTTTCCGACGTCAACAAGAAGATCTACCACAAGACGATGCGGATGGGGATGTGGATGATGCTCATCTTCTCGTTGGGGACGATCTTAGTTGGGGACCTTCAAATGAAGTACCTTGTTAAGGAACAACCAATGAAGTTCGCCGCTACCGAAGCGGTTTACACGACGACGGGTAAAAAGGCGCCATGGTCCGTGGTGGCCCTGGTTGACCCGAAGACCCACAAGACGGAAGCAAGCATTGACATTCCGGACATGTTGTCGCTACTGACTTACGGTAAGACGACTGGTTCCGTTACCGGGATGAAGGAAATCAACGCTCAGCTTGAAAAGAAGTACGGCACCAAGATTGGCGGCCAAAAGGTTAGCTACTACGTTCCGGTTAACACCCTGTTCTGGAGTTTCCGGGTGATGGTCGGGTTTGGTAGCTTACTCTTCTTGGTATCGCTTTGTGGACTAATTGCCACCAGAAGGGGCAGGACCGCAATGTACGAGAAGCGTTGGGTAATGTGGCTGTTTGGCCTCTTAACCTTCAGCCCGTTCCTGGCTAACACGACCGGGTGGATGATCACTGAATTTGGTCGTTACCCGTGGACGGTGTACGGGCTCTTCACGATTGCCCAATCCGTTTCGCCAAACGTTTCCGTTACGTCCCTGCTCATTTCTAACATTGTCTACTTCTTACTCTTCACTGGTTTAGCCGCCGTGATGATCGCCTTGGTTTGCCGGGAGCTTCGTCACGACCCGAACGAAGTTGAAGAAGGACAATTAGAAAAGCTTACCGCCGATCCGTTTGCAAAGGGGGCCTTCTAAGATGTCAGCATTACAACTCGTATGGTTCATCTTAATTGCGGTCTTATTCTCCGGCTTCTTTTTCCTTGATGGTTTCGACTACGGGGTCGGAATGGCCGTTAAGACCTTGGCAACCAACGATGAAGAACGTACACAAGTGATTCAAACAATTGGACCCGTCTGGGACGGGAACGAAGTGTGGTTAATTACCGCCGGGGGGGCCATGTTTGCCTCCTTCCCGTACTGGTACGCTTCCCTGTTCTCCGGTTACTACCTGGTGCTCTTGTTCATTTTGGTTGGCCTGATTATTCGGGGGATTTCCTTTGAATTCCGGGCTAAGAGCCCAGCTAAGTACAAGCATGTTTGGGACACCACCTTGGCCTTGGGGAGTTTCATTGTGCCCTTCTTATTCGGGACCCTGTTCATCTCGATGATTAAGGGGATGCCAATTGACGCTCAGGGGAACATGCACGCCACGTTCTTTGACTACTTCAACTGGTTCTCGCTCGTTGGAGGGGTAGCCTTGACACTCTTGACCTACCTACACGGGTTAAACTACCTAACCTTGAAGACGGTGGGACCAATCCACGAACGGTCCAAGAGTTTTGCTAAGTTGCTTTATTGGGTCCTTTACGCGGGTGAAGTGGTCTTCGCCCTGCTGTTGATCTTCCAAACCGACTTTATGAAGCTTCACCCGGCCGGCACTCTGATTTGCCTGGTCTTAATCGTGGCCTTCTCCGTGATCGCCCACGTTGGGGTGATCACCAACCGGCAGGGAATGGCCTTCATTTCCAGCGGGTTGACGATGGTCGCTTTGGTGGTGCTGTTGTTCCAAGGCCTGTACCCACGGCTGATGGTTTCTTCCATCTCCTCTTCGTACGACCTGTTAATTAAGAGTGGTTCCTCGTCGCCGTACACGCTGGTGATCATGACGACGGCTGCGGTAATCTTAGTTCCAATCGTGTTACTTTACACGGCTTGGGCTTACTGGATCTTCCGTAAGCGGATTGAAATGCCAGCCATTGGGGGGAGTAACTAATGATTGATCGTGCCCTGTTTAAATTACCGGGTGCCCGATCAATGATCATGGGGCTTGTGGGACTCGATGTCCTACAAGCTCTTTTGATTATCGGTCAAGCACTCTTCTTGAGTCAGTCAATAACCGGGTTGTGGCAGGGTCACGCCCTAAAGACGGTGGCGGGTCCGATTGCTTACTTTGCACTGTGTTTCATTGGCCGCCAGTTAATTAACTGGTTCAACGCCCGGCGCCTGGACGATTTTGCCGGGTCCGTGGCCAAGGATATGCGCAAACAACTGCTACAAAAAGTCTTCGCACTCGGTCCCGAAGCGGTGGCCAAGAAGGGGACCGGGAGTATGGTTACCGTCACCCTCGATGGGATTTCTAACGTTGAAGATTACCTGCAACTGACCCTGTCTAAGATCGTGACGATGATGATCACTCCTGTCATGATTCTGATTGCAGTAGCCTTTTTAAACTGGCAATCAGCCGCCATCATGTTGGTGATCTACCCACTCATCATCCTCTTTATGATCATCTTAGGTTACGCCGCCCAGACCCGGGCCGACCGGCAGTACGAAAATTTTCAGCGCCTCTCCAACAACTTTATCGACTCCTTGCGGGGAATTGATACCCTAAAGTACTTTGGCTTGTCCAAGCGTTACTCCAACTCGATCTTTAAGTCGAGCGAGTCCTTTCGTAAGTCGACCATGGACGTTTTAAAGGTCGCCATGCTATCGACCTTCGCCCTTGATTTCTTCACCACCCTATCGATTGCCATCGTGGCCGTGTACCTGGGGTTTGGCTTGATTGACGCCGAAATTCCGCTTTTCCCGGCCCTGGCCACCTTGATTTTGGCCCCGGACTACTTTTTACCGATCCGCAACTTCGCCAATGATTACCACGCTACCTTGGACGGGAAGAACTCCTTTCGAGACGTGATGGAAATCGTTGGTCAAAAGCAAGCCCCCGCACCAGAATTTAAGCTGCACGCCTGGCAAGCTGATGACCAGCTAGAAATTAACGACCTGGCCTTCCGTTACCACGAGGGGGGCAAGATCGCCCCGTTGTCCGTTCGGTTGCGTGGCTACCAAAAGGTCGGAATCATCGGGATGTCCGGTTCCGGTAAGACCACCTTAATTAACCTCTTGGCGGGATTTTTAACGCCTGAGCAAGGGGAGATTAAGTTTCAGGGCCAAACTAGTGCGACGATGAACATCGCCGATTGGCAACACCAAATCACCTACATCCCCCAAAGCCCCTACGTTTTCGCCGCTAGCTTACGGGATAACGTCGCCTTTTATACCCCGGGGGTTTCCGATGAAGAAGTGAAGGATGCCATCCACGTCGTTGGTCTCGATGACCTGTTGGCTGACCTACCAGCGGGCTTAGACACCATGATTGGGGGCGGGAAACGAGCCCTTTCCGGTGGCCAAGCCCAGCGGATTGCGTTGGCCCGGGCTTTTTTGGACCACAAGCGGCGGGTGATGATTTTTGACGAACCAACCGCCCACTTGGACATCGAAACCGAGCTAGACTTAAAGGAACGGATGTTACCGTTGATGGAAAACCGCCTGGTCTTCTTTGCCACCCACCGGTTGCACTGGATGAAGAAGATGGACTACATCTTGGTGATGGACCACGGTCAACTGGTCGAGCAGGGGACTTACCAAGAACTGTTGGCCAAGAATGGTTACTTCACCAAGCTGATTCAACAAACGAAGGGAGAGGGGGAGCAAGATGTTCAATAAAGTTCGTCTCTTACGGGATTTGAAAAATGACCAATGGGTGCGCCCCTTTTTGCATTACTACAAAAAGACCCTGTGGCTAGCCCTGACGCTCGGGGTATTAACCTTTGTCTGTGGGGCCGGGTTGATGTTTGACTCCGGTTACCTGATTTCAAAGGCCGCCACCCACCCGGATAACATCCTCTTGATCTACGTACCAATTGTCTTGACCCGGGCCTTTGGGATTGGCCGGCCGGCCCTACGTTACGTGGAACGGCTGGTCAGCCACAACTGGGTGTTAAGGATGACCTCGGCCTTTCGCAAGAAGCTGTATGATTCCTTAGAAGGTGACGCCGTCTTCTTTAACAGTAAGTACCAGCTGGGCGACATCTTGGGGCTCTTGTCCGAAGACGTTTCCCACATCCAAAACCTCTACTTACGGACGGTTTTTCCGATGATCGTTTCCTGGAGCCTGTACGTCATCATCGTGGTGGGGATTGGCTTTTTGTCACCTTTGATGGGGCTATGGGTGCTAATCACCTTTGGCCTAATGATCTTTGCGATTCCACTCTGGTCCGTCATCATTAACGGGGCCCGGCAGGCGGTGGAAAAGAAGACTAAAAATGATCTCTACACCGACCTAACCGATAACGTAATGGGAATCACCGACTGGGTCCTGGCCGAACGGGGGCAGGAATACGTTAACTTGCATAACCAACACGAAGAGCAGTTGATGAAGGTGCAACACCGGATGCACCGGTTTGAATTCTTCCGTAACTTCGTTTTGCAAATGCTATTCATCCTAATCGTGGTCAGCTTGCTCTTGTGGGCCGGGACTTACTTTGGCGGGCAATATGGGGGCCCGGCTAACTGGATCGCCGCCTTCGTCTTAGCGGCCTTTCCACTGGTCGACGCCTTTGCCGGTTTACCGGATGCGGCCCAGGAAACCAACATTTACGCCGATTCCTTGGAACGGTTAAATAACCTGCCTAAGCCACAAGCTACCCCAGAAACCGCCGTGGCCCTGAATGGCCCGTTCACGGTCAAGGTTGAAGACGTCCACTACACCTACCCGCAAACAACGCGCGAGGTCTTAAGTGGTATTGATTTAACAATCACGCCCGGCCAAAAGCTGGCCATTCTTGGTCGGTCGGGGTCTGGGAAGTCCACCCTCGCCGCCCTGTTGCGGGGGGACCGAACACCAACCAAGGGGCAAATCACCTTAAACGGGGTAGCTACGGCCACGTTGGGCGACCAGGTGGCCGATTACGTAGGGGTGATTAACCAGTCACCTCACCTCTTCAATACGACGGTCGCCAATAACGTCCGGATCGGGAATGAGAACGCCAGTGACGAGCAGGTGTGGGACGTGCTCGAACGGGTGGGGTTAGCCGAGATGATCAAGAAGCTTCCCCAGGGGCTGGAGACCCAGGTTGACGAAGCCGGCCTCCGCTTCTCCGGTGGGGAACGCCACCGCCTATCTCTGGCCCGGATCCTGCTAAAAGACGCTCCAATCATCCTATTGGACGAGCCAACGGTCGGGCTGGACCCGGTTACGGAACAGGAGGTCTTAGACACCTTTATGACCCAGTTACAGGGCAAGACCCTAATCTGGATTACTCACCACCTCCAGGGGGTCGCTAAAATGGATCAGGTGGTCTTCATTGAAGATGGTCACCTCGCCATGCAGGGGACCCCGGCAGAATTGGAAGTCAGTTCCGCACGGTACCGTCACCTACTGGCGGCCGACCGGGGTGAGGAGTAAACGAATGAAATGATGGCTGAGCGGTTGGGAAGTACCCTCCTGACAAGATTATAGGTAAGGTCGGACGAAGACTAAGGCGTTACGTACCATTTTTCGGCCTTCTTAGGCACTTGGCTTGCGATTATAACATTCATGAATAAAGTAAGAGGCCGGGAGAAGCCTGTTTTCTCCCGACCTTTTTTATTTTCTTCCGGGAGCTAGGGGCGGCCCAAAGGTATTTGGTGGGTAAAATTAGACCAATATTTTTTGGTCAGTAAACAAATTCAATTATTCACATAATCTTGAAAACGCTTTCTTACTTACAAGACGGGTTAACGATTTTATGTCTTGAAATTTAATTCACAATCAATCCAGTAAAAAGCCATTAGACCTTTTTATATAAGGGAAAAAACCTTGTTGACTAAATCACAAAAATGGATTAATCTTATAACCGTAAACAAGTTAATTTCTTCACAAAACCTGAGGAGGAAGCTTTAAAATGGCGAAGCAAAGTGAACCACAAAAGATGACGAAGACCGAAAAGATGGTGGACGACCTGGTCCAAAAGGCCCACCAAGCGCTCGATATCATGAGCGAATTCGACCAAAAGAAGGTGGACTACATTACCCACCAAATGGTCGAGGCTGGCCAAGATAAGCACATGGAACTGGCGATCGAAGCCGTCAAGGAAACCGGTCGTGGGATCGTGGAAGATAAGGCGATCAAGAATATGTTTGCGACTGAAGAAATTTGGCACAACATTCGCAAGGACCACACCGTTGGGGTAATTGAAGACAACAAGGCCGATGAGTTAATTACGGTTGCCGAACCGCTCGGGGTCTTAGCCGGAATCACGCCGGTTACCAACCCAACCTCAACGACGCTGTTTAAGGCCATCATTGCCATGAAGACCCGCAACCCAATCATCTTCTCCTTCCACCCACAAGCCTTGGAATGCTCCCGTCACGCCGCTCGAATCGTGCGGGATGCCGCCATCGCCGCCGGGGCACCGGAAGGAGCGATCCAATGGATTGACGAACCAAGTCGGGAATCTTCAACCGCATTGATCAACAACCCTGGAATTGCCTGTACCTTAGCTACTGGGGGCCCCGGCATGGTGAGGGCTGCTTACTCCACCGGGAAGCCAGCCCTGGGGGTGGGACCTGGTAACGGTCCGGTTTATATCGAAAAAACCGCTAAGATTGCCCGGGCCGTCAACGACATTGTTTTATCCAAGACTTTTGATAACGGGATGATCTGTGCCACGGAAAACTCTGCCGTTATTGACCACGAAATTTACGATGAAGTGAAGGCCGACTTGAAGGCGAACCGCGTCTACTTCGTTCCCCAAAATGAACACGCTAAGTTGCGCAAGGTAATGTTTAACGAACAAACCGGTGGGGTTAACGGCCCGATCGCCGGTAAGTCCGCTATGCAAATTGCCGAAATGGCCGACATTAAGGTGCCAGAAGACACCCAGGTCCTGGCCGTCGAAGTTAATGCCATTGGTAAGCAAGAACTACTCTCCGGTGAAAAGCTGAGCCCAGTTTTGTCGGTTTACAAGGCCATGGATCAACAAGATGCCTTTGATAAGTGTGAAGCCCTACTTAACTACGGGGGACTGGGCCACACGGCTGCCATTCAAACCCAAAACATGGACCTAGCTCGTGAATTTGGGGTGGCGATGAAGGCCTCACGGATCATCGTTAACTCCCCGTCCGGACTCGGTGGGATTGGGAACATCTACAACCGGATGACCCCATCTTTGACCCTAGGGACTGGTTCATGGGGGGAGAACTCGATTTCCCACAACGTGACCGATTACGATTTGCTAAACGTAAAGACAATTGCCAAGAGGCGGAATAACATGCAATGGATTAAATTACCACGGATCTACTTCGAACGCGATTCTGTTCGTTACCTCAAGGATATGCCAGGGATCAAGCGGGTCTTCATCGTTACTGGCCCATCAATTCAAGCCCACGGCTACGTTGATGTGGTGACCGACCAATTGAGGCTGCGGGAAAACGATGTCCAATACCTGGTCTTCTCCGATGTCGAAGCCGATCCATCCACGACGACGGTTGAAAAAGGGGTCGCCCTGATGAAGAGCTTCAAGCCGGACACGATTATCGCTTTGGGTGGGGGTTCGCCGCTGGACGCCGCCAAGGGGATGTGGATGTTCTACGAGGACGAAAATGCTTCCTTCTTCGGGGCAAAGCAAAAGTTCTTGAACATCCGTAAGCGGGCCTACCGCTTCGACAAGCCGAAGAAGGCCCAAATGGTGGCGATCCCAACCACTTCCGGGACCGGGTCCGAAGTAACGCCGTTCGCCGTGATTACGGACGCCAAGACCCACGTGAAGTACCCACTGGCCGATTACGCTTTGACGCCGGACGTGGCCATCGTTGACCCCCAGTTTGTGGACACGGTACCAAAGGGCAACATCGCCGCTTCCGGTTTGGACGTCTTGTGCCACTCGATTGAATCCTACGTTTCCAGCATGGCCTCCGATTACACCCGGCCGCTGTCCTTGCAAGCCATCAAGTTAGTCTTTGACAACTTAACCGCTTCGTACAATGGGGATGAAGAAGCCCGGGCTGCCATGCACAACGCTTCGACCTTAGCCGGGATGGCCTTTGGGAACGCCTTCTTAGGGATCAACCACTCAATCGCCCACAAGCTGGGTGGTGAGTTTGGCCTGACCCACGGGATCGCCATCGCCATCACGATGCCACACGTCATCAAGTTTAACGCCACCCTGCCAAAGAAGTTTAGCACGTGGCCGAAGTACGAAGCCTTCCGGGCCGCCGATGACTACGCAACGATCGCCCGCACGATCGGTTTGACCGGCGACTCCAACGAAGAGTTGATCAACAAGCTCTGCGACAAGATCAAGGACTTGGCCCACTCGCTGGGCGTAACCCTGAGCTTGAAGGCCTGGGGCGTCGACAAGGCTCACTTCGACAAGGTGGTTGACCACCTAGCCGTCTTAGCCTACGAAGATCAATGTACGACGGCTAACCCGCAAGAACCACTGATTGCCGACCTGAAGCAAATCATGATCGACGAATACGACGGGAAGGGCGTCGAAACCAAGTAAGTACGAAAAGTGGGGAATAATCTCTTGGGCCTGCTTAGACACTAGGCCGTTACCACAATTTCTGTCTAACATTCGGGAATACAGCAAGGGGCCGGGAAAACAGAGCTTTTTCCGGCCCCTTTAGGTTAAAGGACTCTAATTTGCTGATTGACATAGCGGCGCCCCTCCGTTATTCTAGAAATAAGTTAACAACGAAAGAAACACGGTGAACAGGAGAGTAACTCCCGTTATAAACCAGTAAGCGAGCCCCGTTGAGTGGAAGGGGGTCTGGTTTGAAGGGAGCGAAAGTAGCCTGGGAGTGGT
The nucleotide sequence above comes from Limosilactobacillus fermentum. Encoded proteins:
- the adhE gene encoding bifunctional acetaldehyde-CoA/alcohol dehydrogenase is translated as MAKQSEPQKMTKTEKMVDDLVQKAHQALDIMSEFDQKKVDYITHQMVEAGQDKHMELAIEAVKETGRGIVEDKAIKNMFATEEIWHNIRKDHTVGVIEDNKADELITVAEPLGVLAGITPVTNPTSTTLFKAIIAMKTRNPIIFSFHPQALECSRHAARIVRDAAIAAGAPEGAIQWIDEPSRESSTALINNPGIACTLATGGPGMVRAAYSTGKPALGVGPGNGPVYIEKTAKIARAVNDIVLSKTFDNGMICATENSAVIDHEIYDEVKADLKANRVYFVPQNEHAKLRKVMFNEQTGGVNGPIAGKSAMQIAEMADIKVPEDTQVLAVEVNAIGKQELLSGEKLSPVLSVYKAMDQQDAFDKCEALLNYGGLGHTAAIQTQNMDLAREFGVAMKASRIIVNSPSGLGGIGNIYNRMTPSLTLGTGSWGENSISHNVTDYDLLNVKTIAKRRNNMQWIKLPRIYFERDSVRYLKDMPGIKRVFIVTGPSIQAHGYVDVVTDQLRLRENDVQYLVFSDVEADPSTTTVEKGVALMKSFKPDTIIALGGGSPLDAAKGMWMFYEDENASFFGAKQKFLNIRKRAYRFDKPKKAQMVAIPTTSGTGSEVTPFAVITDAKTHVKYPLADYALTPDVAIVDPQFVDTVPKGNIAASGLDVLCHSIESYVSSMASDYTRPLSLQAIKLVFDNLTASYNGDEEARAAMHNASTLAGMAFGNAFLGINHSIAHKLGGEFGLTHGIAIAITMPHVIKFNATLPKKFSTWPKYEAFRAADDYATIARTIGLTGDSNEELINKLCDKIKDLAHSLGVTLSLKAWGVDKAHFDKVVDHLAVLAYEDQCTTANPQEPLIADLKQIMIDEYDGKGVETK
- the cydD gene encoding thiol reductant ABC exporter subunit CydD, with protein sequence MIDRALFKLPGARSMIMGLVGLDVLQALLIIGQALFLSQSITGLWQGHALKTVAGPIAYFALCFIGRQLINWFNARRLDDFAGSVAKDMRKQLLQKVFALGPEAVAKKGTGSMVTVTLDGISNVEDYLQLTLSKIVTMMITPVMILIAVAFLNWQSAAIMLVIYPLIILFMIILGYAAQTRADRQYENFQRLSNNFIDSLRGIDTLKYFGLSKRYSNSIFKSSESFRKSTMDVLKVAMLSTFALDFFTTLSIAIVAVYLGFGLIDAEIPLFPALATLILAPDYFLPIRNFANDYHATLDGKNSFRDVMEIVGQKQAPAPEFKLHAWQADDQLEINDLAFRYHEGGKIAPLSVRLRGYQKVGIIGMSGSGKTTLINLLAGFLTPEQGEIKFQGQTSATMNIADWQHQITYIPQSPYVFAASLRDNVAFYTPGVSDEEVKDAIHVVGLDDLLADLPAGLDTMIGGGKRALSGGQAQRIALARAFLDHKRRVMIFDEPTAHLDIETELDLKERMLPLMENRLVFFATHRLHWMKKMDYILVMDHGQLVEQGTYQELLAKNGYFTKLIQQTKGEGEQDVQ
- the rplJ gene encoding 50S ribosomal protein L10 gives rise to the protein MSEAAIAKKAEEVKSVNAQLLAAESAIVVDYRGLTVEEVTDLRKQLRDANIKMSVIKNKILERAVEGTDYEDLKATFVGPTAVAFSDEDPIAPAKILKKFADDHDALEIKGGIIEKKVQTLDAINEYATMPGREDLLSMLASALQDPMRKIARAVKAVADKGDEEAA
- the rplL gene encoding 50S ribosomal protein L7/L12 gives rise to the protein MAFDKDAIIASLKEASISDLNDLVKAIEEEFDVSAAAPVAVAGAAGGEAAAKDSFTVELTSAGSAKVKVIKVVKDITGLGLKDAKALVDGAPSNVKEDVKEDEANDIKAKLEEVGASVTLK
- the cydC gene encoding thiol reductant ABC exporter subunit CydC, coding for MFNKVRLLRDLKNDQWVRPFLHYYKKTLWLALTLGVLTFVCGAGLMFDSGYLISKAATHPDNILLIYVPIVLTRAFGIGRPALRYVERLVSHNWVLRMTSAFRKKLYDSLEGDAVFFNSKYQLGDILGLLSEDVSHIQNLYLRTVFPMIVSWSLYVIIVVGIGFLSPLMGLWVLITFGLMIFAIPLWSVIINGARQAVEKKTKNDLYTDLTDNVMGITDWVLAERGQEYVNLHNQHEEQLMKVQHRMHRFEFFRNFVLQMLFILIVVSLLLWAGTYFGGQYGGPANWIAAFVLAAFPLVDAFAGLPDAAQETNIYADSLERLNNLPKPQATPETAVALNGPFTVKVEDVHYTYPQTTREVLSGIDLTITPGQKLAILGRSGSGKSTLAALLRGDRTPTKGQITLNGVATATLGDQVADYVGVINQSPHLFNTTVANNVRIGNENASDEQVWDVLERVGLAEMIKKLPQGLETQVDEAGLRFSGGERHRLSLARILLKDAPIILLDEPTVGLDPVTEQEVLDTFMTQLQGKTLIWITHHLQGVAKMDQVVFIEDGHLAMQGTPAELEVSSARYRHLLAADRGEE
- the cydB gene encoding cytochrome d ubiquinol oxidase subunit II produces the protein MSALQLVWFILIAVLFSGFFFLDGFDYGVGMAVKTLATNDEERTQVIQTIGPVWDGNEVWLITAGGAMFASFPYWYASLFSGYYLVLLFILVGLIIRGISFEFRAKSPAKYKHVWDTTLALGSFIVPFLFGTLFISMIKGMPIDAQGNMHATFFDYFNWFSLVGGVALTLLTYLHGLNYLTLKTVGPIHERSKSFAKLLYWVLYAGEVVFALLLIFQTDFMKLHPAGTLICLVLIVAFSVIAHVGVITNRQGMAFISSGLTMVALVVLLFQGLYPRLMVSSISSSYDLLIKSGSSSPYTLVIMTTAAVILVPIVLLYTAWAYWIFRKRIEMPAIGGSN
- a CDS encoding cytochrome ubiquinol oxidase subunit I, yielding MTIVSLARFQFAMTTIFHYFFVPFSIGTVFVVAVMETRYVQTKDPAYRKMTKFWGNIFLLSFAVGVVTGLIQEFQFGMNWSDYSRFMGDIFGAPLAFEALMAFFVESTFIGLWMFTWDRVKKGLHLFFIWMVFIGTTVSALWILTANSFMQHPVGYTIKNGRAEMVNFGALLANKQLLFEYGHVVLAALLTGATVITGLAAFQLLKKKRTVSDVNKKIYHKTMRMGMWMMLIFSLGTILVGDLQMKYLVKEQPMKFAATEAVYTTTGKKAPWSVVALVDPKTHKTEASIDIPDMLSLLTYGKTTGSVTGMKEINAQLEKKYGTKIGGQKVSYYVPVNTLFWSFRVMVGFGSLLFLVSLCGLIATRRGRTAMYEKRWVMWLFGLLTFSPFLANTTGWMITEFGRYPWTVYGLFTIAQSVSPNVSVTSLLISNIVYFLLFTGLAAVMIALVCRELRHDPNEVEEGQLEKLTADPFAKGAF